From the Hyalangium ruber genome, the window TTGCCCGTAGACGCCTTCTTGATGGCCGCCAGCAGCGCCGCGTCGCGCAGGCCCTGGAAGGGGTCATCCGTCGGCGGAGTGGGCGGCTCCTCGCCCGTGGTGCTCGTGCCGGTCAGCTCCAGGTCCCACGCCTTCAGCGTGCCCACGTCCTGGCCTGCCTTGTCGGCCACGGTGAGCTTCCAGTCGCCCTGGGAGGACTCACCCGCGAAGGCCGACAGGTCGAACTTCGCCTTGAGGTTGTCGGTCGAGCCGCCCGCCCGGTCATGCAGGGTGAGGCTCTTGCCGGAGGGGCTGGTGAGCGTCACCACCAGGTCGCCCTGGTAGGTGTGAGGGATGTCCACGGAGACCGAGCCGCCCTTGAGCTTCAGCGCCTCGTTCACCTTCAGGGAGGACTCCACCTGGCCGTTGTCGGCGATGGCGAGGTTCGGGGTGGCGCCGGCGCGAACCGTCTGCTCCGTCGCCCGGAAGGGAGCGGGGGCGAAGCTCGAACCCAGCCGCGTCAGCATCGCCGCGTCCATGCGGGGCAGCTCGCGCTGCGCACCCGAGCGCTCGGTGGCGCGAGGGGTGGCGGAAGCGGTGGAACGGGCGGCCTCCCCCGAGAAGCTGCTCGAGAGGGGGCGGGGCTGGGTTCGCTGGAGGCTGAGGGCGTTCACATTCAAGTTATCGGCGGAAAATACCTACAGTTGCTTTCATCCCCTGACTTTTCAGTCAACCCGTCCAACCCCTTGAAATTCCTAGAAGATGACGCCGACACCCGCGTGGGGCAGCCAGAGCCAGCGGCGAGCTGAGCCCCCTGTTCCCCCTTGGCCCCC encodes:
- a CDS encoding endonuclease; this encodes MNALSLQRTQPRPLSSSFSGEAARSTASATPRATERSGAQRELPRMDAAMLTRLGSSFAPAPFRATEQTVRAGATPNLAIADNGQVESSLKVNEALKLKGGSVSVDIPHTYQGDLVVTLTSPSGKSLTLHDRAGGSTDNLKAKFDLSAFAGESSQGDWKLTVADKAGQDVGTLKAWDLELTGTSTTGEEPPTPPTDDPFQGLRDAALLAAIKKASTGKDVVSYNEARKIIFSELDVKNGKVRDVYTGREIAGGKIPNSSDMNVEHTWPQSKGATGDAKSDLHHLFPTDSKANSTRGSFPFGTVEKVQWSQNGAKFGLDAQGRKVFEPPDEHKGNVARALFYFSAEYNKRIAPEEEAVLREWNKLDEVDSAELERTRRIATYQGNVNQFVEHSNLVDRIQDF